In the genome of Nymphaea colorata isolate Beijing-Zhang1983 chromosome 9, ASM883128v2, whole genome shotgun sequence, one region contains:
- the LOC116260122 gene encoding kinesin-like protein KIN-6 isoform X1 yields MEFVSPPLTVRRNPPRKAKTPASRPPEVLIPSSSSATDRPPLRPIQANLQSPPSVEEVQKPFQKKPSESPADEDTLRVFLRIRPPKESKTKKNAACTRRRSKEEGDRVCLIVNDSRSVTLTAPASLVDPKRIKNETFDGFSHVFQPESSQVEVYGRVMQPLVLDFLGGSSRLLVAMGPTGSGKTHTVFGAPDKPGLVPLALKELFRHSSIYYISMFEISSEQGRGERIYDLLQGGNELSLQQSSCIRGLQEFRVENIAQAESTISRGMLRRTTAATNANSQSSRSQCITNIRRGSELVTGDDTSEVAVLTVADLAGAERERRTGNQGKRLLQSGFINNTSMVLGQCLRAILEHQQNRKKQLQKHFHCSLLTRYLREYMEAKKRMALILTAGPTEDDYGDTSFLLRQASPYMRIRFDNMEERKNVDKKKRQIGALYKSELPKRRKCNDLGSNMMVQVCGGSSERDDSHKDGSSKLIEPIAETSCVTAGLNSDINGSQHVRNNDLRNSSRIEHAMPKFCRALWTVLKEYKEKLVASENALNDLKANFEKERSRVLEMEKELLDLKASCTCTKISSSVPNPVEVDSIDFCCNSQPNSLGALPHDANVARGFSVEKEMDEHALKVTPTPSPPSPCPNAAHRISYDVNSGYSAGQAGEISFVMGSTEATVTSEGAVDEIIDGFNAQPNGAASTELQSSLNHEKLLQKQYMTKDKDGDIPATVIPLMMSSASDVPFSESSSHSDAVAIACEPCLSLTTESASICNSDISSNECAGPIGRLLEELTGITMNDLQKGLWKNDKHCMSKISALANKYGEKIDKMDSDTRWSKDESYCLRYCFALIHKQALENEGIKPKGETRTDTSRQEDLHAIAMASSVARAMHHVKILETKKTDCSNVHPDVDKPRRRLLPASSMLKHANCFSTEDGIIEDGFRGVGRKKAGGNEKMGTQGRMELIRLLKGSQPM; encoded by the exons ATGGAATTCGTGAGCCCTCCGCTCACGGTGAGGCGAAACCCTCCTCGCAAGGCCAAGACGCCTGCATCAAGGCCCCCGGAAGTCCTcatcccttcctcctcctctgccaCCGATCGTCCTCCTCTGCGCCCGATCCAAGCCAACCTCCAGAGCCCACCATCGGTTGAGGAGGTCCAGAAACCATTTCAGAAGAAGCCTTCCGAGTCGCCCGCTGATGAAGACACTCTCCGTGTCTTCCTCCGCATTCGGCCGCCAAAGGAGTCGAAGACCAAGAAAAATGCCGCCTGCACCAGGAGGCGATCGAAGGAGGAAGGGGACCGCGTCTGCTTGATCGTGAACGATTCCAGATCGGTCACTTTAACGGCACCAGCTTCGCTCGTTGACCCTAAACGAATAAAGAACGAGACGTTCGACGGATTCAGCCACGTTTTCCAACCTGAATCTTCTCAG GTTGAGGTTTACGGGAGGGTGATGCAACCTCTCGTTTTGGATTTCCTGGGAGGGAGTAGTCGGCTTCTGGTCGCAATGGGGCCTACGGGTTCGGGCAAGACGCATACGGTGTTCGGGGCTCCTGATAAGCCTGGCTTGGTTCCTCTGGCTCTTAAGGAGCTTTTTAGGCATTCTAG CATTTACTATATCTCAATGTTTGAAATTTCGTCCGAGCaaggaagaggagaaaggaTATATGATCTACTTCAAGGTGGGAATGAACTCTCCCTCCAGCAGTCTTCCTGCATTAGAGGCCTTCAAGAG TTCAGAGTGGAAAATATCGCACAAGCAGAGTCTACAATCAGCCGTGGAATGTTAAGGCGCACTACTGCAGCGACAAATGCAAACAGCCAGTCTAG TCGGTCACAATGCATTACGAACATTCGTAGAGGTTCGGAACTGGTTACTGGAGATGATACCTCAGAAGTTGCTGTTCTGACTGTTGCTGACCTGGCTGGTGCTGAAAGAGAACGAAGAACAGGAAATCAG GGGAAGAGGTTGTTGCAAAGTGGTTTCATCAACAACACATCTATGGTTTTAGGCCAATGCTTAAGG gcCATCCTTGAACATCAGCAAAATCGGAAAAAGCAACTGCAAAAGCATTTTCATTGCAGCTTG TTGACAAGATACTTGAGGGAGTACATGGAAGCCAAGAAGCGTATGGCTTTG ATCTTGACTGCTGGCCCTACAGAGGATGATTATGGTGATACATCCTTTTTGCTTAGACAAGCCTCACCTTATATGAGGATCAG GTTTGATAATATGGAAGAACGGAAAAATGTTgataagaagaaaagacaaattGGTGCATTATACAAGTCTGAGTTacctaaaagaagaaaatgcaatgACCTTGGTTCAAATATG ATGGTACAAGTTTGTGGTGGTAGCAGTGAGCGTGATGATTCTCATAAAG ATGGGTCCTCAAAGCTGATAGAGCCTATCGCCGAAACTTCATGCGTCACTGCTGGTCTGAATTCAGACATTAATGGCAGTCAGCATGTCCGCAACAATGATCTACGTAATAGTTCAAGAATAGAGCATGCAATGCCGAAGTTCTGCAGGGCTTTATGGACTGTGCTGAAGGAGTACAAAGAGAAATTGGTG GCATCAGAGAATGCGCTAAATGATCTTAAGGCAAactttgagaaagaaagaagccgAGTCCTAGAAATGGAGAAAGAACTACTCGATCTGAAAGCTTCGTGCACTTGTACTAAAATTTCAAGTAGTGTACCTAATCCAGTTGAGGTCGATTCCATTGACTTTTGTTGCAATAGTCAGCCAAATTCACTTGGTGCTTTGCCTCATGATGCTAATGTTGCCCGTGGCTTCTCtgtggagaaggaaatggatgaGCATGCATTGAAG GTAACTCCTACACCTTCGCCGCCTTCGCCTTGCCCGAATGCTGCTCACCGTATCTCTTATGACGTCAACTCTGGGTATTCTGCTGGCCAGGCTGGTGAAATATCCTTCGTG ATGGGATCAACGGAAGCAACTGTTACTTCCGAGGGTGCAGTGGATGAAATAATTGATGGTTTCAATGCTCAG CCTAATGGAGCAGCAAGTACAGAGCTACAGTCAAGTCTGAATCACGAAAAGCTGCTGCAGAAGCAGTACATGACAAAAGACAAAGATGGAGACATTCCGGCAACAGTTATTCCACTTATGATGTCATCAGCTTCAG ACGTCCCTTTTTCAGAATCAAGTTCTCATAGTGATGCTGTGGCAATTGCTTGTGAACCTTGTTTATCCTTAACGACAGAATCAGCG TCAATTTGTAATTCAGATATATCATCCAATGAATGTGCTGGTCCCATTGGGAGATTATTAGAG GAGTTGACTGGCATCACCATGAATGATCTCCAGAAGGGACTATGGAAAAATGACAAACATTGCATGTCCAAGATCTCTGCTCTTGCTAATAAATATGGTGAAAAAATTGACAAGATGGACAGTGACACCAGATGGTCAAAGGACGAGTCATATTGTTTGAG ATATTGCTTTGCTTTAATTCATAAGCAAGCACTAGAAAATGAAGGCATAAAGCCCAAAGGAGAAACAAGGACAGACACATCAAGGCAGGAAGATTTGCATGCTATTGCCATGGCTTCAAGTGTCGCAAGGGCAATGCACCATGTTAAGATACTGGAAACGAAAAAGACTGACTGTTCAAATGTACACCCTGATGTTGATAAGCCTAGAAG GAGATTGCTGCCAGCATCTTCTATGTTGAAACATGCTAATTGTTTCAGTACTGAGGATGGCATCATAGAG GATGGTTTTAGAGGTGTAGGCAGAAAAAAAGCTGGTGGCAATGAAAAAATGGGTACTCAAGGAAGAATGGAACTCATTCGTTTACTAAAAGGCAGCCAGCCCATGTAG
- the LOC116260122 gene encoding kinesin-like protein KIN-6 isoform X3, giving the protein MEFVSPPLTVRRNPPRKAKTPASRPPEVLIPSSSSATDRPPLRPIQANLQSPPSVEEVQKPFQKKPSESPADEDTLRVFLRIRPPKESKTKKNAACTRRRSKEEGDRVCLIVNDSRSVTLTAPASLVDPKRIKNETFDGFSHVFQPESSQVEVYGRVMQPLVLDFLGGSSRLLVAMGPTGSGKTHTVFGAPDKPGLVPLALKELFRHSSIYYISMFEISSEQGRGERIYDLLQGGNELSLQQSSCIRGLQEFRVENIAQAESTISRGMLRRTTAATNANSQSSRSQCITNIRRGSELVTGDDTSEVAVLTVADLAGAERERRTGNQGKRLLQSGFINNTSMVLGQCLRAILEHQQNRKKQLQKHFHCSLLTRYLREYMEAKKRMALILTAGPTEDDYGDTSFLLRQASPYMRIRFDNMEERKNVDKKKRQIGALYKSELPKRRKCNDLGSNMMVQVCGGSSERDDSHKDGSSKLIEPIAETSCVTAGLNSDINGSQHVRNNDLRNSSRIEHAMPKFCRALWTVLKEYKEKLVASENALNDLKANFEKERSRVLEMEKELLDLKASCTCTKISSSVPNPVEVDSIDFCCNSQPNSLGALPHDANVARGFSVEKEMDEHALKVTPTPSPPSPCPNAAHRISYDVNSGYSAGQAGEISFVMGSTEATVTSEGAVDEIIDGFNAQPNGAASTELQSSLNHEKLLQKQYMTKDKDGDIPATVIPLMMSSASGFDCLNSFSTETFVDNLVKRESSSHSDAVAIACEPCLSLTTESASICNSDISSNECAGPIGRLLEELTGITMNDLQKGLWKNDKHCMSKISALANKYGEKIDKMDSDTRWSKDESYCLRYCFALIHKQALENEGIKPKGETRTDTSRQEDLHAIAMASSVARAMHHVKILETKKTDCSNVHPDVDKPRRRLLPASSMLKHANCFSTEDGIIEDGFRGVGRKKAGGNEKMGTQGRMELIRLLKGSQPM; this is encoded by the exons ATGGAATTCGTGAGCCCTCCGCTCACGGTGAGGCGAAACCCTCCTCGCAAGGCCAAGACGCCTGCATCAAGGCCCCCGGAAGTCCTcatcccttcctcctcctctgccaCCGATCGTCCTCCTCTGCGCCCGATCCAAGCCAACCTCCAGAGCCCACCATCGGTTGAGGAGGTCCAGAAACCATTTCAGAAGAAGCCTTCCGAGTCGCCCGCTGATGAAGACACTCTCCGTGTCTTCCTCCGCATTCGGCCGCCAAAGGAGTCGAAGACCAAGAAAAATGCCGCCTGCACCAGGAGGCGATCGAAGGAGGAAGGGGACCGCGTCTGCTTGATCGTGAACGATTCCAGATCGGTCACTTTAACGGCACCAGCTTCGCTCGTTGACCCTAAACGAATAAAGAACGAGACGTTCGACGGATTCAGCCACGTTTTCCAACCTGAATCTTCTCAG GTTGAGGTTTACGGGAGGGTGATGCAACCTCTCGTTTTGGATTTCCTGGGAGGGAGTAGTCGGCTTCTGGTCGCAATGGGGCCTACGGGTTCGGGCAAGACGCATACGGTGTTCGGGGCTCCTGATAAGCCTGGCTTGGTTCCTCTGGCTCTTAAGGAGCTTTTTAGGCATTCTAG CATTTACTATATCTCAATGTTTGAAATTTCGTCCGAGCaaggaagaggagaaaggaTATATGATCTACTTCAAGGTGGGAATGAACTCTCCCTCCAGCAGTCTTCCTGCATTAGAGGCCTTCAAGAG TTCAGAGTGGAAAATATCGCACAAGCAGAGTCTACAATCAGCCGTGGAATGTTAAGGCGCACTACTGCAGCGACAAATGCAAACAGCCAGTCTAG TCGGTCACAATGCATTACGAACATTCGTAGAGGTTCGGAACTGGTTACTGGAGATGATACCTCAGAAGTTGCTGTTCTGACTGTTGCTGACCTGGCTGGTGCTGAAAGAGAACGAAGAACAGGAAATCAG GGGAAGAGGTTGTTGCAAAGTGGTTTCATCAACAACACATCTATGGTTTTAGGCCAATGCTTAAGG gcCATCCTTGAACATCAGCAAAATCGGAAAAAGCAACTGCAAAAGCATTTTCATTGCAGCTTG TTGACAAGATACTTGAGGGAGTACATGGAAGCCAAGAAGCGTATGGCTTTG ATCTTGACTGCTGGCCCTACAGAGGATGATTATGGTGATACATCCTTTTTGCTTAGACAAGCCTCACCTTATATGAGGATCAG GTTTGATAATATGGAAGAACGGAAAAATGTTgataagaagaaaagacaaattGGTGCATTATACAAGTCTGAGTTacctaaaagaagaaaatgcaatgACCTTGGTTCAAATATG ATGGTACAAGTTTGTGGTGGTAGCAGTGAGCGTGATGATTCTCATAAAG ATGGGTCCTCAAAGCTGATAGAGCCTATCGCCGAAACTTCATGCGTCACTGCTGGTCTGAATTCAGACATTAATGGCAGTCAGCATGTCCGCAACAATGATCTACGTAATAGTTCAAGAATAGAGCATGCAATGCCGAAGTTCTGCAGGGCTTTATGGACTGTGCTGAAGGAGTACAAAGAGAAATTGGTG GCATCAGAGAATGCGCTAAATGATCTTAAGGCAAactttgagaaagaaagaagccgAGTCCTAGAAATGGAGAAAGAACTACTCGATCTGAAAGCTTCGTGCACTTGTACTAAAATTTCAAGTAGTGTACCTAATCCAGTTGAGGTCGATTCCATTGACTTTTGTTGCAATAGTCAGCCAAATTCACTTGGTGCTTTGCCTCATGATGCTAATGTTGCCCGTGGCTTCTCtgtggagaaggaaatggatgaGCATGCATTGAAG GTAACTCCTACACCTTCGCCGCCTTCGCCTTGCCCGAATGCTGCTCACCGTATCTCTTATGACGTCAACTCTGGGTATTCTGCTGGCCAGGCTGGTGAAATATCCTTCGTG ATGGGATCAACGGAAGCAACTGTTACTTCCGAGGGTGCAGTGGATGAAATAATTGATGGTTTCAATGCTCAG CCTAATGGAGCAGCAAGTACAGAGCTACAGTCAAGTCTGAATCACGAAAAGCTGCTGCAGAAGCAGTACATGACAAAAGACAAAGATGGAGACATTCCGGCAACAGTTATTCCACTTATGATGTCATCAGCTTCAGGTTTTGATTGCCTGAACTCTTTCTCCACAGAGACATTTGTTGACAATCTTGTAAAAAGGG AATCAAGTTCTCATAGTGATGCTGTGGCAATTGCTTGTGAACCTTGTTTATCCTTAACGACAGAATCAGCG TCAATTTGTAATTCAGATATATCATCCAATGAATGTGCTGGTCCCATTGGGAGATTATTAGAG GAGTTGACTGGCATCACCATGAATGATCTCCAGAAGGGACTATGGAAAAATGACAAACATTGCATGTCCAAGATCTCTGCTCTTGCTAATAAATATGGTGAAAAAATTGACAAGATGGACAGTGACACCAGATGGTCAAAGGACGAGTCATATTGTTTGAG ATATTGCTTTGCTTTAATTCATAAGCAAGCACTAGAAAATGAAGGCATAAAGCCCAAAGGAGAAACAAGGACAGACACATCAAGGCAGGAAGATTTGCATGCTATTGCCATGGCTTCAAGTGTCGCAAGGGCAATGCACCATGTTAAGATACTGGAAACGAAAAAGACTGACTGTTCAAATGTACACCCTGATGTTGATAAGCCTAGAAG GAGATTGCTGCCAGCATCTTCTATGTTGAAACATGCTAATTGTTTCAGTACTGAGGATGGCATCATAGAG GATGGTTTTAGAGGTGTAGGCAGAAAAAAAGCTGGTGGCAATGAAAAAATGGGTACTCAAGGAAGAATGGAACTCATTCGTTTACTAAAAGGCAGCCAGCCCATGTAG
- the LOC116260122 gene encoding kinesin-like protein KIN-6 isoform X2: MEFVSPPLTVRRNPPRKAKTPASRPPEVLIPSSSSATDRPPLRPIQANLQSPPSVEEVQKPFQKKPSESPADEDTLRVFLRIRPPKESKTKKNAACTRRRSKEEGDRVCLIVNDSRSVTLTAPASLVDPKRIKNETFDGFSHVFQPESSQVEVYGRVMQPLVLDFLGGSSRLLVAMGPTGSGKTHTVFGAPDKPGLVPLALKELFRHSSIYYISMFEISSEQGRGERIYDLLQGGNELSLQQSSCIRGLQEFRVENIAQAESTISRGMLRRTTAATNANSQSSRSQCITNIRRGSELVTGDDTSEVAVLTVADLAGAERERRTGNQGKRLLQSGFINNTSMVLGQCLRAILEHQQNRKKQLQKHFHCSLLTRYLREYMEAKKRMALILTAGPTEDDYGDTSFLLRQASPYMRIRFDNMEERKNVDKKKRQIGALYKSELPKRRKCNDLGSNMMVQVCGGSSERDDSHKDGSSKLIEPIAETSCVTAGLNSDINGSQHVRNNDLRNSSRIEHAMPKFCRALWTVLKEYKEKLVASENALNDLKANFEKERSRVLEMEKELLDLKASCTCTKISSSVPNPVEVDSIDFCCNSQPNSLGALPHDANVARGFSVEKEMDEHALKVTPTPSPPSPCPNAAHRISYDVNSGYSAGQAGEISFVMGSTEATVTSEGAVDEIIDGFNAQPNGAASTELQSSLNHEKLLQKQYMTKDKDGDIPATVIPLMMSSASESSSHSDAVAIACEPCLSLTTESASICNSDISSNECAGPIGRLLEELTGITMNDLQKGLWKNDKHCMSKISALANKYGEKIDKMDSDTRWSKDESYCLRYCFALIHKQALENEGIKPKGETRTDTSRQEDLHAIAMASSVARAMHHVKILETKKTDCSNVHPDVDKPRRRLLPASSMLKHANCFSTEDGIIEDGFRGVGRKKAGGNEKMGTQGRMELIRLLKGSQPM, encoded by the exons ATGGAATTCGTGAGCCCTCCGCTCACGGTGAGGCGAAACCCTCCTCGCAAGGCCAAGACGCCTGCATCAAGGCCCCCGGAAGTCCTcatcccttcctcctcctctgccaCCGATCGTCCTCCTCTGCGCCCGATCCAAGCCAACCTCCAGAGCCCACCATCGGTTGAGGAGGTCCAGAAACCATTTCAGAAGAAGCCTTCCGAGTCGCCCGCTGATGAAGACACTCTCCGTGTCTTCCTCCGCATTCGGCCGCCAAAGGAGTCGAAGACCAAGAAAAATGCCGCCTGCACCAGGAGGCGATCGAAGGAGGAAGGGGACCGCGTCTGCTTGATCGTGAACGATTCCAGATCGGTCACTTTAACGGCACCAGCTTCGCTCGTTGACCCTAAACGAATAAAGAACGAGACGTTCGACGGATTCAGCCACGTTTTCCAACCTGAATCTTCTCAG GTTGAGGTTTACGGGAGGGTGATGCAACCTCTCGTTTTGGATTTCCTGGGAGGGAGTAGTCGGCTTCTGGTCGCAATGGGGCCTACGGGTTCGGGCAAGACGCATACGGTGTTCGGGGCTCCTGATAAGCCTGGCTTGGTTCCTCTGGCTCTTAAGGAGCTTTTTAGGCATTCTAG CATTTACTATATCTCAATGTTTGAAATTTCGTCCGAGCaaggaagaggagaaaggaTATATGATCTACTTCAAGGTGGGAATGAACTCTCCCTCCAGCAGTCTTCCTGCATTAGAGGCCTTCAAGAG TTCAGAGTGGAAAATATCGCACAAGCAGAGTCTACAATCAGCCGTGGAATGTTAAGGCGCACTACTGCAGCGACAAATGCAAACAGCCAGTCTAG TCGGTCACAATGCATTACGAACATTCGTAGAGGTTCGGAACTGGTTACTGGAGATGATACCTCAGAAGTTGCTGTTCTGACTGTTGCTGACCTGGCTGGTGCTGAAAGAGAACGAAGAACAGGAAATCAG GGGAAGAGGTTGTTGCAAAGTGGTTTCATCAACAACACATCTATGGTTTTAGGCCAATGCTTAAGG gcCATCCTTGAACATCAGCAAAATCGGAAAAAGCAACTGCAAAAGCATTTTCATTGCAGCTTG TTGACAAGATACTTGAGGGAGTACATGGAAGCCAAGAAGCGTATGGCTTTG ATCTTGACTGCTGGCCCTACAGAGGATGATTATGGTGATACATCCTTTTTGCTTAGACAAGCCTCACCTTATATGAGGATCAG GTTTGATAATATGGAAGAACGGAAAAATGTTgataagaagaaaagacaaattGGTGCATTATACAAGTCTGAGTTacctaaaagaagaaaatgcaatgACCTTGGTTCAAATATG ATGGTACAAGTTTGTGGTGGTAGCAGTGAGCGTGATGATTCTCATAAAG ATGGGTCCTCAAAGCTGATAGAGCCTATCGCCGAAACTTCATGCGTCACTGCTGGTCTGAATTCAGACATTAATGGCAGTCAGCATGTCCGCAACAATGATCTACGTAATAGTTCAAGAATAGAGCATGCAATGCCGAAGTTCTGCAGGGCTTTATGGACTGTGCTGAAGGAGTACAAAGAGAAATTGGTG GCATCAGAGAATGCGCTAAATGATCTTAAGGCAAactttgagaaagaaagaagccgAGTCCTAGAAATGGAGAAAGAACTACTCGATCTGAAAGCTTCGTGCACTTGTACTAAAATTTCAAGTAGTGTACCTAATCCAGTTGAGGTCGATTCCATTGACTTTTGTTGCAATAGTCAGCCAAATTCACTTGGTGCTTTGCCTCATGATGCTAATGTTGCCCGTGGCTTCTCtgtggagaaggaaatggatgaGCATGCATTGAAG GTAACTCCTACACCTTCGCCGCCTTCGCCTTGCCCGAATGCTGCTCACCGTATCTCTTATGACGTCAACTCTGGGTATTCTGCTGGCCAGGCTGGTGAAATATCCTTCGTG ATGGGATCAACGGAAGCAACTGTTACTTCCGAGGGTGCAGTGGATGAAATAATTGATGGTTTCAATGCTCAG CCTAATGGAGCAGCAAGTACAGAGCTACAGTCAAGTCTGAATCACGAAAAGCTGCTGCAGAAGCAGTACATGACAAAAGACAAAGATGGAGACATTCCGGCAACAGTTATTCCACTTATGATGTCATCAGCTTCAG AATCAAGTTCTCATAGTGATGCTGTGGCAATTGCTTGTGAACCTTGTTTATCCTTAACGACAGAATCAGCG TCAATTTGTAATTCAGATATATCATCCAATGAATGTGCTGGTCCCATTGGGAGATTATTAGAG GAGTTGACTGGCATCACCATGAATGATCTCCAGAAGGGACTATGGAAAAATGACAAACATTGCATGTCCAAGATCTCTGCTCTTGCTAATAAATATGGTGAAAAAATTGACAAGATGGACAGTGACACCAGATGGTCAAAGGACGAGTCATATTGTTTGAG ATATTGCTTTGCTTTAATTCATAAGCAAGCACTAGAAAATGAAGGCATAAAGCCCAAAGGAGAAACAAGGACAGACACATCAAGGCAGGAAGATTTGCATGCTATTGCCATGGCTTCAAGTGTCGCAAGGGCAATGCACCATGTTAAGATACTGGAAACGAAAAAGACTGACTGTTCAAATGTACACCCTGATGTTGATAAGCCTAGAAG GAGATTGCTGCCAGCATCTTCTATGTTGAAACATGCTAATTGTTTCAGTACTGAGGATGGCATCATAGAG GATGGTTTTAGAGGTGTAGGCAGAAAAAAAGCTGGTGGCAATGAAAAAATGGGTACTCAAGGAAGAATGGAACTCATTCGTTTACTAAAAGGCAGCCAGCCCATGTAG